The following coding sequences lie in one Miscanthus floridulus cultivar M001 chromosome 9, ASM1932011v1, whole genome shotgun sequence genomic window:
- the LOC136480186 gene encoding uncharacterized protein: MDFIEGLPTSDHYNGLLVVIDKLSKYGHFIPLKHPFTALQVAQLFMNHVYKLHGLPKTIISYRDRTNGQTERLNQCVEGGNGANGYRWQNSGITLGYISFGQITIRGPLLRAQQRMKSQADKKRSEREFAEGDLRIGKVAYKLDLPVDAKIHLVVHVSQLKGHVPPSTPVSTDLDTVSSDPDRVLWPQKILEQRSILRGAKDSTQLLVQWHGLPADMATWEDADCISKHLSVDTV; the protein is encoded by the exons atggatttcataGAAGGCCTACCAACTTCTGACCACTACAATGGATTGCTGGTGGTGATTGATAAGCTCAGCAAGTATGGTCATTTCATTCCTCTCAAACATCCATTCACGGCATTACAAGTTGCTCAGCTGTTCATGAATCATGTCTATAAGCTGCATGGATTGCCAAAGACAATTATCTCATACAGAGATAGG ACAAATGGACAGACAGAGCGGTTGAACCAATGTGTTGAGGGCGGCAATGGAGCAAATGGATATCGGTGGCAGAATTCTGGTATAACACTTGGGTACATTAGCTTTGGGCAAATCACCATTCGAGGTCCT CTGCTCAGAGCACAGCAACGGATGAAATCTCAGGCTGACAAGAAACGATCAGAACGTGAATTTGCTGAAGGTGATCTA AGGATAGGGAAGGTAGCATACAAACTGGATCTTCCAGTGGATGCCAAGATTCATCTGGTGGTACATGTGTCGCAGCTCAAAGGCCATGTGCCCCCTTCAACTCCAGTAAGTACTGATCTTGATACTGTCAGTTCAGATCCTGATCGGGTTTTGTGGCCTCAGAAGATTCTGGAGCAGCGCTCGATTCTTCGAGGTGCTAAGGACAGTACTCAGTTGCTCGTTCAGTGGCATGGACTGCCAGCAGATATGGCGACATGGGAGGATGCTGATTGTATATCGAAGCATCTATCAGTTGATACAGTTTGA
- the LOC136480187 gene encoding probable glycosyltransferase 6, with amino-acid sequence MAGASKAASLRVSASAGSNAGMHHGTATPQGLTACRGRHARDALVFAAGVAAALLALVGTASVLDPGGRGGLVTLAVPVPGPDDGPRTFYDDPELSYAVASGRRLTGWDAKRAEWLRSRGLGRRNAPERVVMVSGSQPEPCPGDAGDHLMLRFLKNKVDYCRLHGIELLYNREFLHPAMRAYWAKIPIVRAAMLAHPEAEWVWWVDSDAVFTDMDFSLPLAKYAGRNFVVYGWPNKFFVRKSWLGLNAGVFLIRNCQWSLDFMDEWARMGPAYPEEHARWGKTLRDALSDVDSDVACDQSALVYLLLNGWERLGKKTFVETDYFFQGYWKEVVDRLDGVAARYEAVERRSRTPGLRRRHAEREHLRYAAARNAAVSSVVPGPAGGGVKGWRRPLITHFVGCQPCSGGRNPMYSRESCDDGMRRALAFADDQVLRAYGFRHAAPLNDSVRALPFDYPAAHARND; translated from the coding sequence ATGGCCGGCGCGTCGAAGGCCGCTTCGCTCCGCGTCTCCGCTTCGGCGGGGAGCAACGCCGGCATGCACCACGGCACCGCAACGCCGCAGGGGCTGACGGCGTGCCGCGGGCGCCACGCGCGCGACGCGCTTGTGTTCGCGGCCGGCGTCGCTGCGGCACTGCTCGCGCTCGTTGGCACGGCGTCGGTCCTCGATCCCGGCGGGCGCGGTGGGCTGGTCACCCTGGCGGTCCCCGTGCCCGGCCCGGACGACGGGCCGCGCACGTTCTACGACGACCCAGAGCTGTCGTACGCCGTGGCGTCGGGCCGGCGCCTCACCGGGTGGGACGCCAAGCGCGCGGAGTGGCTGCGCTCGCGCGGGCTCGGCCGCCGGAACGCGCCGGAGCGCGTGGTGATGGTGTCGGGCTCGCAGCCGGAGCCGTGCCCCGGCGACGCGGGCGACCACCTGATGCTGCGGTTCCTCAAGAACAAGGTCGACTACTGCCGCCTCCACGGGATCGAGCTGCTCTACAACAGGGAGTTCCTGCACCCGGCCATGCGGGCCTACTGGGCCAAGATCCCCATCGTGCGCGCCGCCATGCTGGCCCACCCGGAGGCGGAGTGGGTCTGGTGGGTGGACTCCGACGCCGTCTTCACCGACATGGACTTCTCCCTCCCGCTCGCCAAGTACGCCGGCCGCAACTTCGTCGTGTACGGCTGGCCCAACAAGTTCTTCGTGAGGAAGTCGTGGCTGGGGCTCAACGCCGGCGTGTTCCTCATCCGCAACTGCCAGTGGTCGCTCGACTTCATGGACGAGTGGGCGCGCATGGGCCCCGCCTACCCGGAAGAGCACGCCCGGTGGGGGAAGACGCTCAGGGACGCGCTCAGCGACGTGGACTCCGACGTGGCGTGCGACCAGTCCGCGCTCGTCTACCTGCTCCTCAACGGCTGGGAGAGGCTGGGGAAGAAGACCTTCGTCGAGACGGACTACTTCTTCCAGGGCTACTGGAAGGAGGTCGTGGACCGCCTCGACGGAGTCGCCGCGCGGTACGAGGCCGTCGAGCGGCGCTCGCGCACGCCGGGGCTCCGGCGGCGGCACGCGGAGCGGGAGCACCTGCGGTACGCGGCGGCGCGGAACGCGGCGGTGAGCAGCGTCGTCCCGGGCCCGGCCGGTGGCGGGGTGAAGGGGTGGCGGCGGCCGCTCATCACGCATTTCGTGGGCTGCCAGCCCTGCAGCGGCGGTCGGAACCCGATGTACTCGAGGGAGAGCTGCGACGACGGGATGCGCCGCGCGCTGGCGTTCGCGGACGACCAGGTGCTCCGCGCGTACGGGTTCCGCCACGCCGCCCCGCTCAACGACAGCGTGCGTGCGCTGCCGTTCGACTACCCTGCTGCGCACGCGCGCAACGATTGA